The following are from one region of the Micrococcales bacterium genome:
- a CDS encoding patatin-like phospholipase family protein has translation MVEMDVPGPRTPEQRRAGDPIPLARLLPKPVHFVMAGGGAHGAVQWGALQALSQTDLVPDAVIGTSAGALTGAILAEDLASGVHRLAYVWGQINMSFLTGEKWLARGIAQVRSPSLVASATQEATLKSILHTDRIEDLEVPFGAVATDLATGMPEVFDTGLLIPALLASSAIPGVLPPVQIGDGHYVDGLASANLPAIPSLQRGAGSMVVLDTGARTAGEAGITPGRVLGRVAAIMAASQRRRQLREAAANVPVFLLLTPNDLRGSLEFAGTMGAGVSGYAMARSYLADVVLQQRRRLRPGLYARADDHGLSADLLESLREVRR, from the coding sequence GTGGTGGAGATGGATGTCCCGGGGCCGCGGACGCCCGAGCAGCGCCGCGCGGGTGACCCCATCCCCTTGGCCCGGCTGCTACCCAAGCCGGTGCATTTCGTCATGGCCGGTGGGGGTGCGCACGGGGCAGTGCAGTGGGGGGCGCTGCAAGCCCTCAGCCAGACGGACCTCGTCCCCGACGCTGTCATCGGGACTTCGGCGGGTGCATTGACCGGCGCCATCCTCGCCGAGGACCTCGCCTCCGGCGTCCATCGCCTGGCCTACGTCTGGGGCCAGATCAACATGTCCTTCCTCACCGGTGAGAAGTGGTTGGCGCGCGGGATCGCCCAGGTGCGCTCGCCCAGCCTGGTGGCCAGCGCCACCCAGGAAGCGACACTGAAGTCGATCCTGCACACGGATCGCATCGAGGACCTCGAGGTGCCGTTCGGAGCGGTCGCCACGGATCTCGCCACCGGCATGCCGGAAGTCTTCGACACCGGCCTGCTGATCCCTGCCCTGCTGGCCTCCTCGGCCATCCCGGGGGTGCTGCCACCAGTGCAGATCGGGGATGGTCACTACGTCGACGGTCTCGCCTCGGCCAACTTGCCCGCCATCCCGTCTTTGCAGCGCGGCGCGGGCAGCATGGTGGTGCTGGACACCGGCGCCAGAACTGCCGGGGAGGCCGGGATCACGCCGGGCAGGGTTCTGGGGCGGGTCGCGGCGATCATGGCGGCCAGTCAGCGCCGCCGGCAGTTGCGCGAGGCCGCAGCCAACGTTCCGGTGTTTTTGCTGCTCACGCCGAACGACCTCCGTGGCTCTTTGGAGTTCGCCGGGACCATGGGGGCCGGTGTGTCGGGTTATGCCATGGCGCGCAGCTACTTGGCCGATGTCGTACTGCAGCAGCGCCGCCGCTTGCGCCCAGGGCTGTATGCCCGCGCCGACGACCACGGCCTCAGCGCGGACCTGCTGGAGTCGCTGCGCGAGGTGCGGCGATGA
- a CDS encoding patatin-like phospholipase family protein, with the protein MKAPVTVVTTFGLGRTPAQVGMLEELAQRRVSPDFVVGTSLGAINAAALAAGRSPDEMRDFWLWLQEEVFASPIRAIARGVTVRQARRQEELVRNRIAEMLPPDFADLPIPLRVVATELTTGNEVVLDSGDLPTAVMASCALPGLFPPVEIGGGHFIDGGLVAGMPLRAVPDSAGTIVVLDTGHSATSPDTVAGFRWWEVGALSYAHQIRGQAVNVLVKAAARTPVVVLSTSEGRLLDFSDAQAAIDAGRQAAQVQLAGLPRRLKRGVYNLPEGLDASDALRRLAVHPSNG; encoded by the coding sequence ATGAAGGCGCCGGTCACCGTCGTGACCACCTTCGGCCTGGGACGGACCCCGGCCCAGGTGGGCATGCTGGAGGAACTCGCGCAACGCAGGGTGAGTCCGGACTTCGTCGTGGGCACTTCCCTGGGAGCGATCAATGCCGCCGCTCTTGCCGCCGGCCGCAGTCCCGATGAGATGCGCGACTTCTGGCTGTGGCTGCAGGAGGAGGTGTTCGCCAGCCCCATCCGGGCCATCGCCCGAGGAGTCACGGTGCGCCAGGCCCGGCGCCAGGAGGAACTCGTGCGCAACCGCATCGCCGAGATGCTGCCCCCGGACTTCGCCGACCTGCCGATCCCGCTGCGGGTGGTGGCCACGGAATTGACCACCGGCAACGAGGTGGTGCTGGACAGCGGTGACCTGCCCACAGCGGTGATGGCCTCATGCGCGTTACCGGGCCTTTTCCCGCCGGTGGAGATCGGCGGGGGGCACTTCATCGACGGCGGGCTGGTGGCGGGTATGCCGCTGCGGGCGGTCCCGGACAGCGCCGGCACCATCGTCGTCCTGGACACCGGGCATTCGGCCACCTCGCCGGACACCGTGGCCGGATTCCGCTGGTGGGAGGTCGGTGCCCTGTCCTACGCCCACCAGATCCGCGGGCAGGCGGTCAATGTCCTGGTGAAGGCCGCGGCCAGGACCCCGGTCGTGGTGCTGTCCACGAGTGAGGGCCGGCTGCTGGACTTCAGCGACGCCCAGGCGGCCATCGACGCGGGGCGGCAGGCAGCGCAGGTGCAACTCGCCGGACTTCCGCGGCGCCTGAAGCGGGGGGTCTACAACCTGCCGGAGGGGCTCGACGCGTCAGATGCACTGCGCCGATTGGCGGTGCATCCGAGCAACGGCTGA
- a CDS encoding DUF2252 domain-containing protein, with protein sequence MAATESAGRQERRRAGREVRKRVPREGLGHWQAPADRRDPVQILIDQGTSRVPDLVPIRYARMLSSEFAFYRGAAAVMASDLSYSPHTHLTVQLAGDAHLSNFGGYASPDRAFVFDVNDFDETLPGPFEWDLKRLVASFAVAGRANGFDEATRAHIISRVVRTYRDSVQTFSHMPRLEVWYSRLTAQDIENRWAGKVDKQYRKSFEKLVAKAETKTSQKSLQKLTTTAPDGSITFDSNPPFMEPFDEVVGSADKEQIRHATQAALVAYRRSLLSDRRVLFSGYRVVDLARKVVGVGSVGTRCWVMLLMADQDDSDVLMLQLKQAEASVLEPYLGRSRARHHGQRVVEGQRVMQAATDILLGWTQLTVKDNEVDFYVRQMWDWKESADIQSMDATALEIYGHMCGWTLARAHSRSGDRVALAGYLGSSDTMDTSLTGFAEAYADQNAADHKAMQEAASAGRIKVAASGW encoded by the coding sequence GTGGCGGCAACCGAATCGGCAGGCAGGCAGGAACGACGTAGGGCAGGGCGGGAAGTCCGCAAGCGCGTGCCGCGGGAGGGCCTCGGGCACTGGCAGGCGCCGGCCGACCGCCGCGATCCGGTACAGATCCTCATCGACCAGGGGACGTCGCGCGTCCCCGACCTGGTGCCGATCCGTTACGCGCGGATGCTGTCATCGGAGTTCGCGTTCTACCGCGGGGCCGCCGCGGTCATGGCCAGCGACCTGTCGTACAGCCCGCACACCCACCTGACAGTGCAACTGGCCGGCGATGCCCATCTGTCCAACTTCGGCGGCTACGCCTCACCGGACCGGGCCTTCGTGTTCGACGTCAACGACTTCGACGAGACGCTGCCGGGACCTTTCGAGTGGGACCTCAAGCGACTTGTCGCGAGCTTCGCCGTGGCGGGCCGCGCCAACGGTTTCGACGAGGCCACGCGAGCGCACATCATCAGTCGTGTCGTGCGGACCTACCGGGACAGCGTGCAGACCTTTTCCCACATGCCACGCCTCGAGGTGTGGTACTCGCGGCTGACCGCGCAGGACATCGAGAACCGCTGGGCGGGCAAGGTCGACAAGCAGTACCGCAAGTCCTTCGAGAAACTCGTCGCGAAGGCGGAGACGAAGACCAGCCAGAAGTCTCTGCAGAAACTGACGACCACGGCCCCGGACGGCTCGATCACCTTCGACAGCAACCCGCCGTTCATGGAGCCGTTCGACGAGGTCGTGGGCAGCGCGGACAAGGAGCAGATCCGCCACGCGACGCAGGCGGCTCTGGTGGCCTACCGCCGCTCGCTGCTGTCCGACCGGCGGGTGCTGTTCTCCGGCTACCGGGTGGTGGACCTCGCCCGCAAGGTCGTCGGGGTGGGCAGTGTCGGGACCCGCTGCTGGGTCATGCTGCTGATGGCCGACCAGGACGACAGTGATGTCCTCATGCTGCAGCTGAAGCAGGCAGAGGCGTCGGTGCTGGAGCCCTACTTGGGCCGCAGTCGCGCCAGGCACCACGGGCAACGGGTCGTCGAGGGGCAGCGGGTCATGCAGGCCGCCACCGACATCCTGCTCGGGTGGACCCAACTCACGGTCAAGGACAACGAGGTCGACTTCTACGTCCGGCAGATGTGGGACTGGAAGGAGTCCGCCGACATCCAGAGCATGGATGCCACCGCCCTGGAGATCTACGGACACATGTGTGGCTGGACGCTGGCGCGCGCCCACAGTCGCTCCGGCGACCGCGTCGCGCTGGCCGGCTACCTCGGCTCCAGCGACACGATGGACACCTCTCTGACGGGTTTCGCGGAGGCCTACGCCGACCAGAACGCCGCGGATCACAAGGCAATGCAGGAGGCCGCGTCGGCGGGTCGCATCAAGGTGGCGGCTTCGGGCTGGTAG